From Rutidosis leptorrhynchoides isolate AG116_Rl617_1_P2 chromosome 3, CSIRO_AGI_Rlap_v1, whole genome shotgun sequence, a single genomic window includes:
- the LOC139899672 gene encoding uncharacterized protein, producing MCTISLNIRGIGQTGKISWLKRICNKEKPTILGLQETKCGQTGDNTIESFWGNSDFKFVQKDSVGASGGILTIWDTNIFSFNYAIEGEFFLAIRGTWAGHVSEIAFINVYGPHSSSKKLRLWNELSSLINSLNIPHIVFGDFNEVRNKTERMNTDCNQHWADNFNNFINNSGLIDLPLGGKRFTRICEKIMKFSKLDRFLVSDSIFTIWPNTSSKTLDRDLSDHCPIILRNNLLDSGPKPIRVFDTWLDLKDADIVIERAWSIPTTGNRPDCIFRNKLKNVKMELKKHSIQLDNIDSQIRDHISECNNWEQTAETRPLSESEKQKWIDEKMQQTVAIIKSSPKYSPIALQRSSIKS from the exons ATGTGTACAATTTCTTTAAATATTCGGGGTATTGGACAAACGGGTAAAATAAGTTGGCTAAAACGTATCTGCAACAAAGAAAAACCAACGATTTTAGGTCTACAAGAAACCAAATGCGGACAAACAGGTGATAACACCATTGAATCTTTCTGGGGTAATTCTGATTTTAAATTCGTCCAAAAGGACTCGGTTGGTGCTTCCGGTGGTATCTTAACTATTTGGGATACTAATATCTTTTCGTTCAATTATGCGATTGAGGGCGAATTCTTCTTAGCAATACGCGGAACATGGGCAGGGCATGTTTCTGAAATTGCTTTCATTAATGTATATGGTCCTCATTCTTCCTCAAAAAAACTAAGACTCTGGAACGAACTCTCATCTCTCATTAACTCTCTTAACATTCCACACATTGTCTTTGGTGACTTTAATGAAGTAAGAAACAAAACAGAACGCATGAATACAGATTGCAATCAACATTGGgcagataattttaataatttcataAATAACTCCGGATTAATTGATCTTCCATTAGGTGGAAAAAGATTCACAAGGATATGTGAGAAAATAATGAAATTCAGTAAACTTGACCGATTCCTTGTCTCTGATAGCATTTTCACCATCTGGCCCAATACATCCTCCAAAACTCTTGATCGTGATCTTTCCGATCACTGTCCTATCATTCTAAGAAATAACCTCCTCGATTCAGGCCCTAAACCAATACGTGTTTTTGACACATGGCTCGACCTTAAAGATGCCGACATTGTCATTGAAAGAGCCTGGTCGATTCCGACTACTGGTAATAGGCCAGACTGCATCTTCCGTAATAAATTAAAAAACGTAAAAATGGAGCTCAAAAAACATAGTATTCAACTTGATAACATTGACTCACAAATCCGAGATCATATTTCTGAATGTAATAATTGGGAACAAACTGCCGAAACCAGACCATTATCTGAATCGGAAAAACAAAAATGGATCGATGAAAAAATGCAGCAAACT GTAGCTATTATAAAATCCTCACCAAAATACTCTCCAATCGCCTTGCAAAGGTCATCCATAAAGTCATAG